The following proteins are co-located in the Sphingomonas donggukensis genome:
- a CDS encoding DUF411 domain-containing protein: protein MKLRLLAAAFALASAAAVAAGPVLVHRDPGCGCCGKWAAQVKAQFGRAVKIVDDGNRAAFQKARGVPADLASCHTAVIDGMTFEGHVPIADMKRALATRPKGVSGLAVAGMPLGSPGMEMPGMHVQRYDVIAFGSVGRRVFARHGG, encoded by the coding sequence ATGAAGCTCCGCCTCCTCGCCGCAGCGTTCGCTCTGGCGTCCGCGGCTGCCGTCGCCGCCGGACCGGTGTTGGTGCACCGCGATCCGGGCTGCGGCTGCTGTGGGAAATGGGCCGCGCAGGTGAAGGCGCAGTTCGGCCGGGCGGTAAAGATAGTCGATGATGGCAACCGCGCCGCGTTCCAGAAGGCGCGGGGCGTGCCGGCGGACCTCGCCTCCTGTCATACGGCGGTGATCGACGGGATGACGTTTGAGGGTCACGTCCCGATCGCCGACATGAAACGGGCCCTCGCTACCCGCCCCAAGGGCGTCAGCGGGCTCGCGGTGGCCGGCATGCCGCTCGGCTCGCCGGGAATGGAGATGCCCGGCATGCATGTCCAGCGCTACGATGTCATCGCATTCGGCTCAGTCGGACGCCGCGTATTCGCGCGCCACGGTGGATAA
- a CDS encoding TolC family protein: MGTTQRRAACAFGCLAAMIGGQPAVAGPLTFEAALAKAQASAPSVKAKVLGTDASRASRAGAGQLPDPKLALGIDSFPISGPLAFEPSRDNFTWARVGVSQDIPNLAKRHAQRGRADAEIAVAEAGTLAEVRVVAVQTAVAWITLAYAERRLAALDDVLARLGRFVRTSPSAVASGSARPAQTLAGREAMARLQDRRDELVSAVARAKAELTRWTSEAAPEIAGAMPNLAVDPARLRAILERHPSLILQAAQVGRADADLRLAQAERRPDFGVDLSYQRRDPRFGDYVSAGVTIGLPLFKKHRQDPLIAARAAEAGSARAETDATRRALTADLEAGLADHVMHHDQWLRARDVLQPLAQERVTLETGSYAAGRAGLVDLVDAHATLADAILTTLDREATVAADGARLNLLFGSVDR, encoded by the coding sequence ATGGGAACCACCCAAAGGCGCGCCGCGTGCGCGTTCGGCTGCCTGGCAGCCATGATCGGCGGCCAGCCCGCCGTGGCCGGGCCGCTGACCTTCGAAGCCGCGCTGGCCAAGGCGCAGGCCAGCGCCCCTTCTGTGAAGGCCAAGGTGCTCGGCACGGATGCTTCGCGCGCGTCGCGCGCCGGGGCGGGACAACTGCCCGATCCCAAGCTGGCGCTCGGCATCGACAGCTTCCCGATCTCGGGGCCGCTGGCGTTCGAGCCGTCGCGCGACAATTTCACTTGGGCGAGGGTCGGCGTCTCGCAGGACATTCCCAATCTGGCCAAACGCCATGCACAGCGCGGGCGCGCTGATGCCGAAATTGCCGTGGCGGAGGCAGGGACGCTGGCCGAAGTCCGTGTCGTCGCCGTGCAGACTGCGGTCGCTTGGATCACTCTCGCCTATGCTGAGCGGCGGCTGGCTGCACTTGATGATGTGTTGGCGCGGCTTGGCCGCTTCGTGCGCACGTCGCCCAGCGCCGTCGCGTCGGGGAGCGCGCGGCCGGCGCAGACGCTGGCGGGCCGCGAGGCGATGGCGCGGTTGCAGGACCGACGCGACGAACTGGTGTCGGCGGTAGCGCGCGCCAAGGCGGAGCTAACTCGCTGGACCAGCGAGGCCGCGCCCGAAATTGCGGGCGCCATGCCGAACCTCGCGGTCGATCCGGCGCGGCTTCGGGCTATCCTCGAACGTCATCCCTCGCTCATCCTGCAAGCCGCCCAAGTCGGCCGCGCCGACGCCGACCTGCGGCTCGCCCAAGCCGAACGCCGCCCGGATTTCGGGGTCGACCTTTCCTATCAGCGCCGCGATCCGCGCTTCGGCGACTATGTCTCGGCCGGGGTGACGATCGGACTCCCACTGTTCAAAAAGCACCGTCAGGATCCGCTCATCGCCGCACGTGCCGCCGAAGCGGGCAGCGCCCGCGCCGAGACCGACGCGACGCGCCGCGCGCTGACCGCCGATCTCGAGGCGGGGCTCGCCGACCATGTGATGCATCACGATCAATGGCTGCGCGCGCGAGACGTGCTCCAACCGCTCGCGCAGGAGCGCGTCACGCTGGAGACAGGCAGCTATGCCGCGGGGCGCGCCGGGCTGGTCGATCTCGTCGATGCCCACGCCACGCTCGCTGATGCGATCCTCACCACGCTCGATCGCGAAGCCACCGTCGCCGCGGACGGTGCGCGGCTGAACCTGCTATTCGGGAGTGTCGACCGATGA
- a CDS encoding efflux RND transporter periplasmic adaptor subunit: MTLTSLQRSQLAAALAAVALAAGVGGYYLAGSRVPAAASTDAVRKPLYYYDPMVPTEHYDNADSLSSMGMKTIPKYADESGGPGAAPGVRIDPAAIQNLGIRLVTATTGTLAGSLDVTGAIDFNQRDVAIIQARAAGFVQRVYGRAPGDVIRAGAPIADVLVPEWGGAQAEYDAVRKTGDRALIAAAAQRLRLIGIPGGAARGRGMTTIRSPIGGVIQTLDARAGVTLAAGQTLAQVNGLGTVWLNAAVPEVRAADVRPGQTATAELAGFPGERFNGRVIAVLPTAQADSRTLTVRIELSNRDGRLRPGMFATVHLGDTSRTALLVPSEAVIRTGKRTLVMLADGKGRFRPAEVRIGREAGGQTEIVAGLAAGEKVVASGQFLLDSEASLTGIAARPIAGEGK; the protein is encoded by the coding sequence ATGACTCTGACGTCGCTCCAGCGTTCGCAACTGGCCGCCGCACTCGCTGCTGTCGCGCTCGCCGCCGGTGTAGGTGGCTACTACCTCGCCGGATCGCGTGTGCCGGCCGCGGCTTCGACCGACGCAGTACGCAAGCCGCTCTACTATTACGATCCGATGGTGCCGACCGAACATTACGACAACGCGGACTCGCTGTCGTCGATGGGCATGAAAACCATTCCCAAATATGCCGATGAAAGCGGCGGTCCAGGCGCCGCCCCCGGCGTCAGGATCGATCCCGCTGCGATACAAAATCTCGGTATCCGGCTGGTGACCGCGACCACTGGGACGCTCGCCGGTTCGCTTGATGTCACCGGCGCGATCGACTTCAACCAGCGCGACGTGGCGATTATCCAGGCGCGCGCCGCCGGCTTCGTGCAGCGCGTCTATGGTCGCGCGCCCGGCGACGTGATCCGCGCGGGCGCGCCAATTGCCGACGTGCTGGTCCCCGAATGGGGCGGCGCACAGGCCGAGTATGATGCGGTACGCAAGACCGGCGACCGGGCGCTGATCGCCGCCGCCGCGCAGCGCCTGCGCCTGATCGGCATCCCGGGCGGCGCGGCGCGCGGCCGCGGCATGACGACGATCCGCAGCCCGATCGGCGGCGTGATCCAGACGCTCGACGCGCGCGCCGGGGTGACGCTCGCCGCGGGGCAGACGCTTGCCCAGGTCAACGGGCTCGGCACCGTATGGCTCAACGCCGCCGTTCCCGAGGTGCGCGCCGCCGACGTCAGGCCAGGACAGACTGCGACCGCCGAACTGGCGGGCTTTCCCGGCGAACGCTTCAACGGCCGTGTGATTGCGGTGCTCCCCACCGCGCAGGCCGACAGCCGCACGCTGACCGTTCGCATCGAACTGTCCAACCGCGACGGGCGTCTGCGTCCCGGTATGTTTGCGACGGTCCATCTCGGCGACACGTCGCGAACCGCGCTGCTCGTGCCGAGCGAGGCGGTGATCCGCACCGGCAAGCGCACGCTGGTGATGCTTGCTGACGGCAAGGGCCGGTTCCGACCGGCCGAGGTGCGCATCGGGCGCGAGGCCGGCGGCCAGACCGAGATCGTCGCCGGCCTCGCCGCTGGCGAGAAGGTGGTGGCTTCAGGCCAGTTCCTGCTCGACAGCGAGGCGAGCCTGACCGGCATCGCGGCGCGGCCGATCGCGGGCGAAGGCAAGTGA
- a CDS encoding efflux RND transporter permease subunit — translation MIARIIEASVKARILVLLAALALVAIGIGALRSTPVDALPDLSDVQVIIRTTYPGQAPRIVEDQVTYPIATTMLSVPGARVVRGYSFVGDSFVYVLFEDRTDLYWARSRVLEYLSQVQGRLPDGANASLGPDATGVGWIYEYALVDRTGRHDLAQLRSIQDWFLRYELKAVPGVAEVASIGGMVRQYQVILDPQKLASYGITHESVIEALKRGNQESGGSVLEMAEAEYIVRSTGYLASLDDFRAIPLKSVGGTPVTLGDVATVQVGPDMRRGVAELNGQGEVAGGVIVMRQGQNARAVIDGVRSKLDELKRSLPPGVEVVTTYDRSGLIDRAVDNLTGKLIEEFIVVAIVCALFLWHARSALVAILTLPLGILAAFIAMRVQGLNANILSLGGIAIAIGAMVDAAVVMIENAHKHLEHWDRDHPGETLTGENRWRVITAAAVEVGPALFLSLLIITFSFVPIFSLQGQEGRLFAPLAFTKTYAMAGAAILSITLIPVLMGYLIRGRIPSESANPINRVLTHAYRPALDWVLARPKQALVIAVLVFATSLWPISQSGGEFIPQMNEGDLLYMPSALPGISTAKAGQLLQLTDRMIKTVPEVESVFGKAGRADTATDPAPLEMFETTIRFKPRDQWRDGMTQEKLIDELDQAVKVPGLANFWIPPIRNRIDMLSTGIKSPIGIKVAGSNLAEIDATARKIEQVAKTVPGVSSALAERLTGGRYIDVTINRAAASRYGLNVADVQSVVSSAIGGETVGQTVEGLARYPISVRYPRELRDSIDGLRNLPVLTPSLQQVTLGTVADIAISEGPPMLRTENGRPVTWIYVDGRGAPLTTIVGNLQQAIAAKVKLPPGISVSYTGQFEFLQRAVERLKIVVPATLLIIFLLLYATFRRLDEAALVMGTLPFALTGGVWLLYLLGYNQSVATGVGFIALAGVSAEFGVVMLIYLKHALADRGPTPSGEQIETAVREGALLRVRPKAMTVAVILAGLLPILLGTGTGSEVMSRIAAPMIGGMLTAPLLSMLVIPAAYLLMRRRSAYRQGQG, via the coding sequence GTGATCGCGCGAATCATCGAGGCATCCGTCAAGGCGCGTATCCTCGTACTGCTGGCAGCGCTCGCGCTCGTCGCGATCGGCATCGGTGCGCTCCGCTCGACCCCGGTCGATGCGCTCCCCGATCTGTCCGACGTGCAGGTCATCATCCGTACCACCTATCCGGGCCAGGCGCCGCGCATCGTCGAGGATCAGGTCACCTATCCGATTGCCACGACGATGCTGTCGGTGCCCGGCGCGCGCGTCGTGCGCGGCTATTCGTTCGTCGGCGACAGCTTCGTCTATGTGCTGTTCGAGGATCGCACCGACCTTTACTGGGCGCGCAGCCGCGTGCTCGAGTATCTGAGCCAGGTGCAGGGCCGGTTGCCCGACGGCGCCAATGCATCGCTCGGCCCCGACGCGACCGGGGTCGGCTGGATCTATGAATATGCGCTGGTCGACCGGACCGGGCGGCATGATCTCGCCCAGTTGCGCAGCATCCAGGACTGGTTCCTGCGCTACGAACTGAAGGCCGTGCCGGGCGTCGCCGAGGTCGCGAGCATCGGCGGCATGGTCCGCCAATATCAGGTGATCCTCGATCCGCAGAAACTTGCTTCCTACGGCATCACGCATGAATCGGTGATCGAGGCGCTCAAGCGCGGCAATCAGGAGAGCGGCGGGTCGGTGCTCGAAATGGCCGAAGCCGAATATATCGTCCGCTCGACCGGCTACCTCGCCTCGCTCGACGATTTCCGCGCAATTCCGTTGAAAAGCGTGGGCGGCACGCCGGTAACGCTCGGCGATGTGGCGACGGTCCAGGTCGGCCCGGATATGCGGCGCGGTGTCGCCGAACTGAACGGCCAAGGCGAAGTCGCCGGCGGCGTCATCGTCATGCGCCAGGGCCAGAATGCGCGCGCGGTTATCGACGGGGTTCGCAGCAAGCTCGACGAGTTGAAGCGCAGCCTGCCGCCCGGCGTGGAGGTCGTCACGACGTACGACCGCTCGGGGCTGATCGACCGCGCGGTCGACAACCTCACCGGCAAGCTGATCGAGGAGTTCATCGTCGTCGCGATCGTCTGCGCGCTGTTCCTGTGGCACGCGCGATCGGCGCTGGTCGCCATCCTGACGCTGCCGCTCGGCATTCTCGCCGCGTTCATCGCGATGCGCGTCCAGGGGCTGAACGCCAACATCCTGTCGCTCGGCGGCATCGCGATCGCGATCGGCGCGATGGTCGACGCGGCGGTGGTGATGATCGAGAATGCGCACAAGCATCTCGAACACTGGGACCGCGATCATCCGGGCGAGACGCTGACGGGCGAGAATCGCTGGCGCGTGATCACGGCGGCGGCGGTCGAGGTTGGCCCGGCGCTATTCCTGTCGCTGCTGATCATCACCTTCTCGTTCGTGCCGATCTTCTCGCTCCAGGGTCAGGAAGGTCGGCTGTTCGCGCCGCTGGCGTTCACCAAGACCTATGCGATGGCGGGTGCGGCAATCCTGTCGATCACGCTGATCCCGGTGCTGATGGGCTATCTGATCCGCGGCCGCATTCCGTCGGAATCCGCCAACCCGATCAACCGCGTGCTCACCCACGCATATCGCCCTGCGCTTGACTGGGTGCTGGCGCGGCCGAAGCAGGCGTTGGTCATCGCGGTGCTGGTGTTTGCGACAAGCCTGTGGCCGATCAGCCAATCCGGCGGCGAGTTCATCCCGCAGATGAACGAAGGCGACCTGCTGTATATGCCCTCGGCGCTCCCGGGCATCTCGACTGCCAAGGCCGGGCAACTGCTCCAGCTCACCGACCGCATGATCAAGACCGTGCCCGAAGTGGAAAGCGTGTTCGGCAAGGCCGGCCGTGCCGACACGGCGACCGATCCCGCGCCGCTTGAGATGTTCGAGACGACGATCCGGTTCAAGCCGAGAGACCAGTGGCGGGACGGCATGACGCAGGAAAAGCTGATCGACGAGCTCGACCAAGCAGTGAAGGTGCCGGGCCTCGCCAATTTCTGGATCCCGCCGATCCGAAACCGGATCGACATGCTGTCGACGGGGATCAAGAGCCCGATTGGGATCAAGGTGGCGGGCTCGAACCTCGCCGAGATCGACGCGACCGCGCGGAAGATCGAACAGGTCGCGAAGACCGTGCCGGGGGTGAGTTCGGCGCTGGCCGAACGCCTCACCGGCGGGCGCTACATCGACGTGACCATCAATCGTGCTGCGGCGTCGCGCTATGGACTGAACGTCGCCGACGTTCAGTCGGTCGTCTCAAGCGCGATCGGCGGCGAGACGGTCGGCCAAACGGTCGAGGGGCTCGCGCGCTATCCGATCAGCGTGCGCTATCCGCGCGAACTGCGCGACAGCATCGATGGCCTGCGTAACCTGCCGGTCCTGACTCCGTCGCTGCAACAGGTCACACTCGGAACGGTCGCCGACATCGCCATCAGCGAAGGCCCGCCGATGCTGCGTACCGAGAACGGTCGGCCGGTGACGTGGATCTATGTCGACGGGCGCGGCGCGCCGCTCACCACCATAGTCGGAAATCTCCAGCAAGCGATCGCCGCCAAGGTGAAGCTGCCGCCCGGCATCAGCGTCAGCTACACCGGCCAGTTCGAGTTCCTCCAGCGCGCGGTCGAGCGTCTGAAGATCGTCGTGCCGGCGACGCTGCTGATCATCTTTCTGCTGCTCTACGCGACGTTCCGGCGGCTCGACGAGGCGGCGCTGGTGATGGGCACGCTGCCGTTCGCGCTGACCGGCGGGGTCTGGCTGCTCTACCTGCTCGGCTACAACCAGTCTGTCGCGACCGGGGTCGGGTTCATCGCGCTGGCAGGCGTATCGGCGGAGTTCGGCGTGGTGATGCTGATCTACCTCAAGCACGCGCTCGCCGATCGCGGCCCGACGCCTAGCGGCGAACAGATCGAAACAGCAGTGCGTGAAGGGGCGCTGCTGCGGGTGCGCCCCAAGGCGATGACGGTCGCGGTGATCCTGGCGGGACTCCTGCCGATCCTGCTCGGCACCGGCACAGGCTCCGAAGTGATGAGCCGGATCGCCGCACCGATGATCGGCGGGATGCTGACCGCGCCTCTGCTGTCGATGCTTGTTATTCCCGCGGCCTATTTGTTGATGCGGCGGCGCTCGGCGTACCGCCAGGGTCAGGGCTAA
- a CDS encoding MerR family transcriptional regulator has translation MKIGEMARVTSTKVETVRYYEQIGLLPPPARTAGNYRAYDRTHLARLSFIRRARDLGFSLDAVRELLDLANDRIADCAAVDALASQHLADVDRKMTDLARLRERLAALITSCAGGAVTDCRILEALSPDPGGTPSAAASTNRPRE, from the coding sequence ATGAAGATCGGTGAGATGGCGCGGGTTACCTCGACCAAGGTCGAGACGGTGCGCTATTATGAGCAGATCGGCCTGCTGCCTCCGCCGGCGCGTACCGCGGGGAATTATCGTGCGTATGACCGGACGCATCTTGCCCGGCTCTCGTTCATCCGCCGCGCGCGCGATTTGGGCTTCTCGCTCGATGCCGTGCGGGAGTTGCTCGACCTCGCCAACGACCGGATCGCCGACTGTGCCGCCGTCGATGCTCTTGCGAGCCAGCATCTTGCCGACGTCGATCGCAAGATGACCGATCTCGCGCGATTGCGCGAGCGATTGGCCGCACTGATAACGTCGTGCGCTGGCGGGGCGGTCACCGATTGCCGAATTCTTGAGGCTCTTAGCCCTGACCCTGGCGGTACGCCGAGCGCCGCCGCATCAACAAATAGGCCGCGGGAATAA
- a CDS encoding cation transporter encodes MVCSSCASDARDPTADKRWRRVLWVALAINAAMFAGEIVAGLASGSRALQADALDFLGDAANYAISLGVAGMALRWRSRAALLKGATIFAFGLYVLVTTIVAAFGDGVPRAETMGIVGTLALVANGAVALMLYRYRSGDANMRSVWICSRNDAIGNLAVLAAAVGVLGTGTQWPDLIVAAIMAALGISGGLQILRQATDELRGNTAHAEPDRAQVLPAVMK; translated from the coding sequence ATGGTATGCAGCAGCTGCGCGTCCGACGCGCGCGATCCGACAGCCGACAAGCGCTGGCGACGGGTGCTGTGGGTCGCACTTGCGATCAACGCGGCGATGTTTGCGGGCGAGATCGTCGCCGGGCTGGCGTCAGGGTCGCGCGCGCTCCAGGCCGATGCGCTCGACTTTCTGGGCGATGCCGCCAATTATGCGATCAGCCTCGGGGTCGCCGGGATGGCGTTGCGCTGGCGTTCGCGCGCGGCGTTGCTCAAGGGCGCTACCATATTCGCTTTCGGCCTCTATGTGCTGGTGACGACGATCGTGGCGGCATTCGGCGACGGCGTTCCCCGCGCCGAGACGATGGGGATCGTCGGCACGCTCGCGCTGGTCGCCAACGGCGCGGTCGCGCTGATGTTGTATCGCTACCGGTCGGGCGACGCCAACATGCGCTCGGTGTGGATTTGCTCGCGCAATGACGCGATTGGCAATCTGGCGGTACTCGCGGCGGCAGTCGGCGTGCTGGGCACCGGCACGCAGTGGCCCGACCTGATCGTCGCTGCGATCATGGCGGCGCTGGGGATATCGGGCGGCCTCCAGATTTTGCGACAAGCGACAGATGAGCTGCGCGGCAACACTGCCCACGCCGAACCGGACCGGGCGCAAGTCTTGCCTGCGGTAATGAAATAA
- a CDS encoding TolC family protein, with protein sequence MSRFIAALLAATGCAGVAAAQPPQSVSAPSSVSAEAPLTLEDALAAARARSPGIEAADAGIRATSAARVIAGLRPNPSIQAETENVAGTGAYRGLSSAETTVGVALPIELGGKRSARIGVADARSARARIQAATALADLELQVTQTYIEAAAAERRLVVAREQAAIAGEALRVATERVMVGATFPIDQQRSEVLAINARTAADRAERNVQLSRGNLGRLIGRPITGPLDLAWFDRVGGFGPAVPARSDGTLALAAATADVATADAQVRLARSQRIPDVTVSASARRLEATNDVAAVFGVSIPLPVFNNGRAAIAQASAERDQFAAQRRLARFEAEQAIAAAEAEVANAAATARAAGGPALAAAQESARIARIGYGQGKFGQLELLDAERTLSETRAASTDALAAYHDAQARLLRLTSLAPADLQIPGDNR encoded by the coding sequence ATGTCCCGTTTTATCGCGGCGCTGCTCGCCGCGACCGGCTGTGCAGGCGTTGCCGCCGCCCAGCCACCTCAATCCGTGTCCGCACCTTCATCGGTCTCGGCCGAGGCTCCGCTGACCCTTGAGGACGCGCTCGCCGCCGCGCGCGCGCGATCACCCGGCATCGAAGCCGCCGACGCGGGGATCCGCGCCACCTCCGCCGCGCGTGTCATCGCCGGGCTGCGTCCGAATCCATCCATCCAAGCGGAGACCGAAAATGTCGCCGGAACGGGCGCCTATCGCGGTCTGTCGAGCGCGGAGACGACGGTCGGCGTCGCTCTCCCGATCGAACTCGGCGGCAAGCGCTCGGCGCGGATAGGGGTTGCCGATGCGCGCAGCGCCCGCGCGCGGATCCAGGCCGCAACCGCGCTGGCCGATCTCGAGTTGCAAGTCACCCAGACCTATATCGAAGCAGCCGCCGCCGAACGGCGGCTGGTCGTCGCGCGCGAGCAGGCGGCAATCGCCGGCGAGGCGTTGCGCGTCGCGACCGAGCGCGTGATGGTCGGTGCGACCTTTCCGATCGATCAGCAACGCTCCGAGGTGCTGGCGATCAACGCCCGCACCGCTGCGGACCGCGCCGAGCGCAACGTCCAGCTTTCGCGCGGCAACCTCGGTCGGCTCATCGGGCGTCCAATAACCGGCCCGCTCGATCTCGCATGGTTCGATCGCGTCGGCGGGTTCGGTCCGGCGGTCCCTGCGAGGTCCGACGGTACGCTGGCGCTGGCGGCAGCGACTGCCGACGTCGCAACCGCCGATGCGCAGGTTCGGCTCGCCCGATCGCAGCGCATCCCCGATGTTACTGTCAGCGCGAGCGCGCGCCGGCTAGAGGCGACCAACGATGTCGCCGCCGTGTTCGGCGTCTCGATCCCGCTACCAGTGTTCAATAACGGCCGCGCCGCTATCGCGCAGGCGAGCGCCGAACGCGATCAGTTCGCCGCACAACGACGCCTCGCCCGGTTCGAGGCGGAACAGGCGATCGCCGCGGCGGAGGCCGAGGTCGCCAACGCCGCTGCCACCGCGCGGGCAGCGGGCGGACCTGCGCTGGCCGCGGCGCAGGAAAGCGCCCGGATCGCGCGGATCGGCTACGGCCAAGGCAAGTTCGGCCAGCTCGAACTGCTCGATGCCGAACGAACGCTGTCGGAAACGCGCGCCGCCTCAACCGACGCGCTCGCCGCATACCACGACGCTCAGGCGCGCCTGCTCAGGCTGACCAGCCTCGCGCCCGCCGACCTTCAGATTCCCGGAGACAATCGATGA
- a CDS encoding efflux RND transporter periplasmic adaptor subunit: MIDTNKRLLGGAAAIALVAGMGGFAVSRCTTDTPVPAATEPVAPEGEAPTTTLTMTAAGIKDAGIATEAISAGGLAAEIVSQAVVSASPTGEAIVTARAGGAVTRVLKRLGDPVRAGEALAIVESRDAAQIAADRTAAGAKATLAQKSLARERYLYNQKVSARVDLEQAQAEAASAAAEARRAQVAAGAANVTRDGRGVIVASPISGRVTATTIRLGAFVQPEAELFRVSDPRQIQIEAAVGPADAGRLAPGDRAVIELPDGRTIDARVRAVTPTLSGETRSATAVLDVPGGGLQPGLAVRVRLLPSRGGSTTALVVPEEAVQSVGGSDVVFVRTAKGFRAAPVTTGDRSAGRIEIVSGLTAGQTIATTNAFLLKAELGKSAGEEE; the protein is encoded by the coding sequence ATGATCGATACCAACAAGCGCCTGCTCGGCGGCGCGGCCGCCATTGCGCTCGTGGCTGGGATGGGTGGATTTGCCGTCTCGCGCTGCACCACCGACACGCCTGTCCCTGCCGCGACTGAACCCGTAGCACCCGAGGGCGAAGCGCCGACGACGACGCTGACGATGACCGCCGCGGGGATCAAGGATGCGGGGATCGCGACCGAAGCGATCAGCGCGGGTGGTCTAGCCGCCGAGATCGTCAGCCAGGCAGTCGTCTCGGCATCGCCGACCGGCGAGGCGATCGTCACCGCCCGCGCCGGCGGCGCGGTGACGCGGGTACTCAAGCGGCTGGGCGATCCTGTCCGCGCTGGCGAGGCGCTAGCCATCGTCGAGAGCCGCGATGCCGCACAGATCGCAGCCGACCGCACCGCGGCGGGCGCGAAGGCGACGCTCGCGCAGAAATCGTTGGCGCGCGAGCGCTATCTCTACAATCAGAAGGTCTCGGCGCGGGTCGATCTCGAACAGGCGCAGGCCGAGGCCGCGTCCGCCGCCGCCGAAGCGCGCCGCGCGCAAGTCGCCGCCGGGGCTGCCAACGTCACCCGCGACGGGCGCGGGGTCATCGTCGCCAGCCCGATATCTGGACGGGTAACCGCGACGACCATTCGCCTCGGCGCCTTCGTCCAGCCCGAGGCCGAACTGTTCCGCGTCTCCGACCCGCGGCAGATTCAGATCGAGGCGGCGGTCGGCCCGGCCGACGCGGGCAGGCTCGCGCCCGGCGATCGCGCGGTCATCGAGCTCCCCGATGGGCGGACCATTGACGCGCGCGTACGTGCCGTGACGCCGACGCTGAGCGGCGAAACCCGCTCGGCGACCGCGGTGCTCGACGTGCCCGGTGGCGGGTTGCAACCGGGCCTCGCCGTCCGGGTGCGCCTGCTCCCCAGCCGTGGCGGATCGACGACCGCGTTGGTCGTGCCCGAGGAGGCCGTTCAGTCGGTCGGCGGCAGCGATGTTGTCTTCGTCCGCACGGCGAAGGGGTTCCGTGCAGCCCCGGTCACGACCGGTGACCGCAGCGCGGGACGGATCGAGATCGTCTCCGGCCTCACGGCGGGCCAGACGATCGCGACGACCAACGCCTTCCTGCTCAAGGCCGAGCTCGGCAAGTCCGCCGGTGAGGAGGAATAA